A genomic window from Aricia agestis chromosome 8, ilAriAges1.1, whole genome shotgun sequence includes:
- the LOC121729802 gene encoding choline transporter-like 2 isoform X2 yields MGKDYGEPIRYDPDFNGPIHNRSCTDIIWLIIFILFLGGWGYVGYYSIKHGNVENLLAPIDTEGRRCGLDAGLENRRNLLFFNIVKCLAPGTPITGCATRQVCVSQCPSETILFEKDIKTNPSSFNTLRSKMVCTYDIDVQTLTADKALEYIEQDKCASFIIPSQPVLFRCIGDLSPLQCKDTTGKSKWTGNSDTCVRNPEEARKSLLNQATALDSYIGWIAASWVTFFTRDERETHVLSAQIVQDLVQSRWFMAGALVAVVIVCFIYILLLRYVITPVVWSSIAGLFALLGFCIYMSYKQYEHFKANPVGLYQTTNLKGYVQSIFSKHETWMVILIALAVFFVILLLVIVFLRSRITIAIALIREGSKAVTSIKSTVIFPIFPWLLQCAVIAYGVLVLMYLLSIGDSTFRIVNIRNDTSCTCNGVYTEEGQSCNPATFIEKCHDTSNTLKPCSLATCHFTGIENPTSVNLMLFVNLLGFFWLMFFISGVADMMLASTFSTWYWTFRKKDLPFFTLTSGIYRTVRYHLGTVAFGALIIAIVRVIRVILEYIDRKVKKFDNPFTRAIMCCCKCFFWCLESFLKFINKNAYIMCAIHGKNFCRSASDAFSLLMRNIVRVVVLDKVADFLFFLSKLLISIGVGVAVYYLLQWNYVYEITEGQRLHYNYVPAIILGIATYLICTIFFNVYSMAVDTLFLCFLEDCERNDGSPEKPYFMSKNLMKILGKRNSKPIAHSK; encoded by the exons gAGAGCCGATAAGATACGACCCCGACTTCAACGGACCTATTCACAATCGTTCCTGCACTGACATCATCTGGCTAATCATCTTCATCCTATTCCTAGGAGGATGGGGTTACGTCGGCTATTACA GCATAAAACACGGCAACGTCGAGAACTTATTAGCGCCAATAGACACCGAAGGTCGACGGTGTGGGCTCGACGCTGGCCTTGAGAATCGCAGGAACCTACTGTTCTTCAACATTGTGAAGTGTCTGGCACCGGGGACACCTATTACGGGATGTGCGACGAGACAG GTCTGCGTTTCACAATGTCCCTCCGAAACAATTTTGTTCGAGAAAGACATAAAGACCAATCCTTCGTCATTCAACACACTGAGATCCAAAATGGTGTGTACATATGACATAGACGTCCAGACTCTTACTGCTGACAAAGCTCTGGAATACATAGAACAGGACAAATGCGCCAGTTTCATAATACCGAGTCAACCAG TTCTGTTCCGCTGCATCGGCGACCTATCACCGCTGCAGTGCAAAGACACGACGGGCAAAAGCAAATGGACAGGGAATAGCGACACGTGCGTTCGCAATCCAGAGGAGGCCCGAAAGTCCCTGCTCAATCAGGCCACGGCCCTCGACTCGTACATCGGCTGGATCGCGGCCAGCTGGGTGACCTTCTTTACGAGGGACGAACGAGAGACCCATGTA CTATCAGCACAGATCGTGCAGGATCTAGTGCAGTCGCGATGGTTCATGGCCGGGGCTCTGGTGGCCGTGGTGATAGTCTGCTTCATCTACATCCTGCTGCTGCGGTACGTCATCACACCCGTGGTGTGGAGCAGCATCGCTGGACTGTTCGCTTTACTTGGATTTT gtATATATATGTCGTATAAACAGTACGAGCACTTCAAAGCGAATCCGGTGGGCCTGTACCAAACGACCAACTTGAAGGGCTACGTTCAGTCCATATTTTCGAAGCACGAGACATGGATGGTCATTCTTATCGCTCTTGCGGTATTCTTTGTTATTCTGTTGCTGGTTATTGTGTTTCTCAGAAGCCGCATTACTATTGCAATTGCTTTGATAAGGGAAGGAAGCAA AGCTGTGACCTCCATCAAGTCAACAGTTATTTTTCCAATATTTCCCTGGTTACTGCAATGTGCTGTTATCGCCTATGGTGTACTAGTACTTATGTACTTGTTGTCTATTGGAGATTCTACATTTCGAATTGTGAATATCAGAAACGATACCAGTTGCACCTGTAATGGCGTTTACACAGAG GAAGGGCAGTCGTGTAATCCAGCCACATTCATCGAGAAGTGTCACGACACAAGCAACACATTGAAGCCGTGTAGTTTAGCGACTTGTCATTTTACCGGCATCGAGAACCCTACATCCGTGAATTTGATGCTTT TCGTCAACTTACTGGGATTTTTCTGGCTGATGTTCTTCATCAGTGGTGTGGCGGACATGATGCTGGCCAGCACCTTCTCCACGTGGTACTGGACCTTCCGCAAGAAAGACCTCCCCTTCTTCACACTCACCTCAGGGATCTATAGGACGGTTAG GTATCACCTCGGCACAGTCGCTTTTGGAGCGCTCATCATAGCAATAGTGCGCGTCATCCGAGTAATATTGGAGTACATAGATAGAAAAGTGAAGAAATTCGACAACCCATTTACCAGGGCCATCATGTGCTGCTGCAAATGCTTCTTCTGGTGCTTGGAGAGTTTCCTCAAGTTTATAAACAAGAATGCTTACATAATGTGCGCTATTCATGGCAAGAACTTCTGTAGGAGTGCCAGCGATGCGTTTTCATTGCTCATGAGAAACATTGTGAGGGTCGTCGTACTAGATAag GTTGCAGATTTCCTGTTCTTCCTGTCGAAACTGTTAATATCTATCGGGGTGGGAGTGGCTGTGTACTATCTCCTACAGTGGAACTACGTCTACGAGATAACGGAGGGCCAACGGCTACATTACAACTACGTGCCAGCCATCATCCTCGGTATCGCCACGTACCTCATATGCACGATATTCTTCAACGTCTACTCCATGGCGGTCGATACATTGTTCCTATGCTTCC TTGAGGACTGCGAGAGGAACGATGGATCACCGGAAAAACCATATTTCATGTCCAAAAATCTAATGAAAATATTGGGCAAGAGAAATTCGAAACCCATAGCGCATAGTAAATAA
- the LOC121729802 gene encoding choline transporter-like 2 isoform X1: protein MGWCDNCVVSPKESREPIRYDPDFNGPIHNRSCTDIIWLIIFILFLGGWGYVGYYSIKHGNVENLLAPIDTEGRRCGLDAGLENRRNLLFFNIVKCLAPGTPITGCATRQVCVSQCPSETILFEKDIKTNPSSFNTLRSKMVCTYDIDVQTLTADKALEYIEQDKCASFIIPSQPVLFRCIGDLSPLQCKDTTGKSKWTGNSDTCVRNPEEARKSLLNQATALDSYIGWIAASWVTFFTRDERETHVLSAQIVQDLVQSRWFMAGALVAVVIVCFIYILLLRYVITPVVWSSIAGLFALLGFCIYMSYKQYEHFKANPVGLYQTTNLKGYVQSIFSKHETWMVILIALAVFFVILLLVIVFLRSRITIAIALIREGSKAVTSIKSTVIFPIFPWLLQCAVIAYGVLVLMYLLSIGDSTFRIVNIRNDTSCTCNGVYTEEGQSCNPATFIEKCHDTSNTLKPCSLATCHFTGIENPTSVNLMLFVNLLGFFWLMFFISGVADMMLASTFSTWYWTFRKKDLPFFTLTSGIYRTVRYHLGTVAFGALIIAIVRVIRVILEYIDRKVKKFDNPFTRAIMCCCKCFFWCLESFLKFINKNAYIMCAIHGKNFCRSASDAFSLLMRNIVRVVVLDKVADFLFFLSKLLISIGVGVAVYYLLQWNYVYEITEGQRLHYNYVPAIILGIATYLICTIFFNVYSMAVDTLFLCFLEDCERNDGSPEKPYFMSKNLMKILGKRNSKPIAHSK from the exons ATGGGTTGGTGCGATAACTGCGTTGTTTCGCCGAAAGAATCGA gAGAGCCGATAAGATACGACCCCGACTTCAACGGACCTATTCACAATCGTTCCTGCACTGACATCATCTGGCTAATCATCTTCATCCTATTCCTAGGAGGATGGGGTTACGTCGGCTATTACA GCATAAAACACGGCAACGTCGAGAACTTATTAGCGCCAATAGACACCGAAGGTCGACGGTGTGGGCTCGACGCTGGCCTTGAGAATCGCAGGAACCTACTGTTCTTCAACATTGTGAAGTGTCTGGCACCGGGGACACCTATTACGGGATGTGCGACGAGACAG GTCTGCGTTTCACAATGTCCCTCCGAAACAATTTTGTTCGAGAAAGACATAAAGACCAATCCTTCGTCATTCAACACACTGAGATCCAAAATGGTGTGTACATATGACATAGACGTCCAGACTCTTACTGCTGACAAAGCTCTGGAATACATAGAACAGGACAAATGCGCCAGTTTCATAATACCGAGTCAACCAG TTCTGTTCCGCTGCATCGGCGACCTATCACCGCTGCAGTGCAAAGACACGACGGGCAAAAGCAAATGGACAGGGAATAGCGACACGTGCGTTCGCAATCCAGAGGAGGCCCGAAAGTCCCTGCTCAATCAGGCCACGGCCCTCGACTCGTACATCGGCTGGATCGCGGCCAGCTGGGTGACCTTCTTTACGAGGGACGAACGAGAGACCCATGTA CTATCAGCACAGATCGTGCAGGATCTAGTGCAGTCGCGATGGTTCATGGCCGGGGCTCTGGTGGCCGTGGTGATAGTCTGCTTCATCTACATCCTGCTGCTGCGGTACGTCATCACACCCGTGGTGTGGAGCAGCATCGCTGGACTGTTCGCTTTACTTGGATTTT gtATATATATGTCGTATAAACAGTACGAGCACTTCAAAGCGAATCCGGTGGGCCTGTACCAAACGACCAACTTGAAGGGCTACGTTCAGTCCATATTTTCGAAGCACGAGACATGGATGGTCATTCTTATCGCTCTTGCGGTATTCTTTGTTATTCTGTTGCTGGTTATTGTGTTTCTCAGAAGCCGCATTACTATTGCAATTGCTTTGATAAGGGAAGGAAGCAA AGCTGTGACCTCCATCAAGTCAACAGTTATTTTTCCAATATTTCCCTGGTTACTGCAATGTGCTGTTATCGCCTATGGTGTACTAGTACTTATGTACTTGTTGTCTATTGGAGATTCTACATTTCGAATTGTGAATATCAGAAACGATACCAGTTGCACCTGTAATGGCGTTTACACAGAG GAAGGGCAGTCGTGTAATCCAGCCACATTCATCGAGAAGTGTCACGACACAAGCAACACATTGAAGCCGTGTAGTTTAGCGACTTGTCATTTTACCGGCATCGAGAACCCTACATCCGTGAATTTGATGCTTT TCGTCAACTTACTGGGATTTTTCTGGCTGATGTTCTTCATCAGTGGTGTGGCGGACATGATGCTGGCCAGCACCTTCTCCACGTGGTACTGGACCTTCCGCAAGAAAGACCTCCCCTTCTTCACACTCACCTCAGGGATCTATAGGACGGTTAG GTATCACCTCGGCACAGTCGCTTTTGGAGCGCTCATCATAGCAATAGTGCGCGTCATCCGAGTAATATTGGAGTACATAGATAGAAAAGTGAAGAAATTCGACAACCCATTTACCAGGGCCATCATGTGCTGCTGCAAATGCTTCTTCTGGTGCTTGGAGAGTTTCCTCAAGTTTATAAACAAGAATGCTTACATAATGTGCGCTATTCATGGCAAGAACTTCTGTAGGAGTGCCAGCGATGCGTTTTCATTGCTCATGAGAAACATTGTGAGGGTCGTCGTACTAGATAag GTTGCAGATTTCCTGTTCTTCCTGTCGAAACTGTTAATATCTATCGGGGTGGGAGTGGCTGTGTACTATCTCCTACAGTGGAACTACGTCTACGAGATAACGGAGGGCCAACGGCTACATTACAACTACGTGCCAGCCATCATCCTCGGTATCGCCACGTACCTCATATGCACGATATTCTTCAACGTCTACTCCATGGCGGTCGATACATTGTTCCTATGCTTCC TTGAGGACTGCGAGAGGAACGATGGATCACCGGAAAAACCATATTTCATGTCCAAAAATCTAATGAAAATATTGGGCAAGAGAAATTCGAAACCCATAGCGCATAGTAAATAA
- the LOC121729802 gene encoding choline transporter-like 2 isoform X3, with product MGWCDNCVVSPKESREPIRYDPDFNGPIHNRSCTDIIWLIIFILFLGGWGYVGYYSIKHGNVENLLAPIDTEGRRCGLDAGLENRRNLLFFNIVKCLAPGTPITGCATRQVCVSQCPSETILFEKDIKTNPSSFNTLRSKMVCTYDIDVQTLTADKALEYIEQDKCASFIIPSQPVLGRCFPNATEVIKVAEELYEAAEGALNSTGVSAKLARLLNLQQLSAQIVQDLVQSRWFMAGALVAVVIVCFIYILLLRYVITPVVWSSIAGLFALLGFCIYMSYKQYEHFKANPVGLYQTTNLKGYVQSIFSKHETWMVILIALAVFFVILLLVIVFLRSRITIAIALIREGSKAVTSIKSTVIFPIFPWLLQCAVIAYGVLVLMYLLSIGDSTFRIVNIRNDTSCTCNGVYTEEGQSCNPATFIEKCHDTSNTLKPCSLATCHFTGIENPTSVNLMLFVNLLGFFWLMFFISGVADMMLASTFSTWYWTFRKKDLPFFTLTSGIYRTVRYHLGTVAFGALIIAIVRVIRVILEYIDRKVKKFDNPFTRAIMCCCKCFFWCLESFLKFINKNAYIMCAIHGKNFCRSASDAFSLLMRNIVRVVVLDKVADFLFFLSKLLISIGVGVAVYYLLQWNYVYEITEGQRLHYNYVPAIILGIATYLICTIFFNVYSMAVDTLFLCFLEDCERNDGSPEKPYFMSKNLMKILGKRNSKPIAHSK from the exons ATGGGTTGGTGCGATAACTGCGTTGTTTCGCCGAAAGAATCGA gAGAGCCGATAAGATACGACCCCGACTTCAACGGACCTATTCACAATCGTTCCTGCACTGACATCATCTGGCTAATCATCTTCATCCTATTCCTAGGAGGATGGGGTTACGTCGGCTATTACA GCATAAAACACGGCAACGTCGAGAACTTATTAGCGCCAATAGACACCGAAGGTCGACGGTGTGGGCTCGACGCTGGCCTTGAGAATCGCAGGAACCTACTGTTCTTCAACATTGTGAAGTGTCTGGCACCGGGGACACCTATTACGGGATGTGCGACGAGACAG GTCTGCGTTTCACAATGTCCCTCCGAAACAATTTTGTTCGAGAAAGACATAAAGACCAATCCTTCGTCATTCAACACACTGAGATCCAAAATGGTGTGTACATATGACATAGACGTCCAGACTCTTACTGCTGACAAAGCTCTGGAATACATAGAACAGGACAAATGCGCCAGTTTCATAATACCGAGTCAACCAG TGTTGGGTCGGTGCTTTCCAAATGCCACGGAAGTGATAAAGGTGGCGGAAGAACTGTACGAAGCTGCCGAGGGCGCCTTGAACTCCACCGGGGTGTCCGCAAAACTGGCAAGATTATTAAATTTACAGCAg CTATCAGCACAGATCGTGCAGGATCTAGTGCAGTCGCGATGGTTCATGGCCGGGGCTCTGGTGGCCGTGGTGATAGTCTGCTTCATCTACATCCTGCTGCTGCGGTACGTCATCACACCCGTGGTGTGGAGCAGCATCGCTGGACTGTTCGCTTTACTTGGATTTT gtATATATATGTCGTATAAACAGTACGAGCACTTCAAAGCGAATCCGGTGGGCCTGTACCAAACGACCAACTTGAAGGGCTACGTTCAGTCCATATTTTCGAAGCACGAGACATGGATGGTCATTCTTATCGCTCTTGCGGTATTCTTTGTTATTCTGTTGCTGGTTATTGTGTTTCTCAGAAGCCGCATTACTATTGCAATTGCTTTGATAAGGGAAGGAAGCAA AGCTGTGACCTCCATCAAGTCAACAGTTATTTTTCCAATATTTCCCTGGTTACTGCAATGTGCTGTTATCGCCTATGGTGTACTAGTACTTATGTACTTGTTGTCTATTGGAGATTCTACATTTCGAATTGTGAATATCAGAAACGATACCAGTTGCACCTGTAATGGCGTTTACACAGAG GAAGGGCAGTCGTGTAATCCAGCCACATTCATCGAGAAGTGTCACGACACAAGCAACACATTGAAGCCGTGTAGTTTAGCGACTTGTCATTTTACCGGCATCGAGAACCCTACATCCGTGAATTTGATGCTTT TCGTCAACTTACTGGGATTTTTCTGGCTGATGTTCTTCATCAGTGGTGTGGCGGACATGATGCTGGCCAGCACCTTCTCCACGTGGTACTGGACCTTCCGCAAGAAAGACCTCCCCTTCTTCACACTCACCTCAGGGATCTATAGGACGGTTAG GTATCACCTCGGCACAGTCGCTTTTGGAGCGCTCATCATAGCAATAGTGCGCGTCATCCGAGTAATATTGGAGTACATAGATAGAAAAGTGAAGAAATTCGACAACCCATTTACCAGGGCCATCATGTGCTGCTGCAAATGCTTCTTCTGGTGCTTGGAGAGTTTCCTCAAGTTTATAAACAAGAATGCTTACATAATGTGCGCTATTCATGGCAAGAACTTCTGTAGGAGTGCCAGCGATGCGTTTTCATTGCTCATGAGAAACATTGTGAGGGTCGTCGTACTAGATAag GTTGCAGATTTCCTGTTCTTCCTGTCGAAACTGTTAATATCTATCGGGGTGGGAGTGGCTGTGTACTATCTCCTACAGTGGAACTACGTCTACGAGATAACGGAGGGCCAACGGCTACATTACAACTACGTGCCAGCCATCATCCTCGGTATCGCCACGTACCTCATATGCACGATATTCTTCAACGTCTACTCCATGGCGGTCGATACATTGTTCCTATGCTTCC TTGAGGACTGCGAGAGGAACGATGGATCACCGGAAAAACCATATTTCATGTCCAAAAATCTAATGAAAATATTGGGCAAGAGAAATTCGAAACCCATAGCGCATAGTAAATAA